A section of the Streptomyces sp. Je 1-369 genome encodes:
- a CDS encoding XdhC family protein has product MLDIADELSRWVEQGRDFAVATVVAVGGSAPRQPGAALAVDSEGTAIGSVSGGCVEGAVYELCRQSLEDGESVLERFGYSDDDAFAVGLTCGGIIDILVTPVRAGSASRPVFAAALAAASAGEAAAVARVTSGPAELLGRALLVRTSDGAGAYEGGLGGHPELDRTVAGEARALLDAGRTATVEIGADGSRCGQPLVILVESSVPPPRMIVFGAIDFASALVRMGKFLGYHVTVCDARPVFATPTRFPDADDIVVDWPHRYLERTETDGRTVLCVLTHDAKFDVPLLELALRLPVAYVGAMGSRRTHVDRNERLREVGVTELELARLRSPIGLDLGARTPEETALSIAAEIVAHRRGGSGVSLTGAHTPIHHDGSHAPSGRIGSVA; this is encoded by the coding sequence ATGCTGGACATCGCCGACGAGCTGAGCCGGTGGGTCGAGCAGGGACGTGACTTCGCCGTCGCCACCGTGGTGGCGGTCGGCGGGAGCGCGCCCCGGCAGCCCGGTGCCGCGCTCGCCGTCGACAGCGAGGGCACGGCGATCGGCTCGGTCTCCGGCGGATGTGTGGAGGGCGCTGTCTACGAACTGTGCCGGCAGTCCCTGGAGGACGGCGAGAGCGTCCTCGAACGGTTCGGCTACAGCGACGACGACGCCTTCGCCGTGGGTCTGACCTGCGGCGGCATCATCGACATCCTCGTGACCCCGGTCCGCGCCGGTTCCGCGTCCAGGCCGGTGTTCGCCGCGGCCCTCGCCGCGGCCTCCGCGGGGGAGGCGGCCGCCGTCGCCCGGGTCACGTCCGGGCCCGCCGAACTCCTCGGCCGTGCCCTCCTCGTCCGTACGTCGGACGGGGCAGGCGCGTACGAGGGCGGCCTCGGCGGACACCCCGAGCTGGACCGCACGGTGGCGGGGGAGGCCCGCGCCCTGCTCGACGCGGGACGCACCGCGACCGTGGAGATCGGCGCGGACGGCTCGCGGTGCGGTCAGCCGCTGGTGATCCTCGTCGAGTCCAGCGTCCCGCCGCCCCGCATGATCGTGTTCGGCGCCATCGACTTCGCGTCGGCCCTGGTCCGCATGGGCAAGTTCCTCGGCTACCACGTCACCGTGTGCGACGCCAGGCCCGTCTTCGCCACCCCCACCCGCTTCCCCGACGCCGACGACATCGTCGTCGACTGGCCGCACCGCTACCTGGAGCGCACGGAGACCGACGGCCGCACTGTGCTCTGCGTCCTCACCCACGACGCCAAGTTCGACGTACCGCTCCTCGAGCTGGCACTGCGGCTCCCCGTCGCCTACGTCGGCGCGATGGGCTCGCGCCGCACACACGTGGACCGCAACGAGCGCCTGCGCGAGGTCGGCGTCACCGAGCTCGAGCTCGCGCGCCTGCGCTCGCCCATCGGCCTCGACCTGGGGGCCCGTACGCCCGAGGAGACCGCCCTGTCGATCGCCGCGGAGATCGTCGCCCACCGCAGGGGCGGCAGCGGGGTCTCCCTCACCGGAGCGCACACCCCCATCCACCACGACGGCTCGCACGCACCGTCGGGGCGGATCGGGTCGGTCGCCTGA
- a CDS encoding SRPBCC family protein, translated as MAIFQITRDTPLPAAEAWRRLTTWERHGDVAPLTRITVGTPAPTQVGTVFVARSALGPVGFDDVMEVVEWCPPDGSAPGRCRLEKRGSFVTGWAEIEVYPTAGAGSAVVWREDLRVRGLPALCDGMLSSVARRMFRRAADRLLAAGPV; from the coding sequence GTGGCCATCTTCCAGATCACCCGCGACACCCCCCTGCCCGCCGCCGAGGCGTGGCGCCGGCTCACCACGTGGGAGCGGCACGGCGACGTCGCCCCGCTCACCCGCATCACCGTCGGCACTCCCGCGCCCACCCAGGTGGGCACCGTCTTCGTCGCCCGCAGCGCGCTGGGTCCCGTCGGCTTCGACGACGTGATGGAGGTCGTCGAGTGGTGTCCGCCGGACGGCTCCGCGCCGGGGCGGTGCCGACTGGAGAAGCGCGGGTCGTTCGTGACGGGCTGGGCGGAGATCGAGGTCTATCCCACCGCGGGCGCGGGCTCCGCGGTCGTGTGGCGTGAGGATCTGCGCGTACGGGGGCTGCCCGCGCTCTGCGACGGGATGCTGTCGTCCGTGGCGCGGCGGATGTTCAGGCGTGCCGCGGACCGGCTGCTGGCGGCCGGACCGGTATGA
- a CDS encoding polysaccharide deacetylase family protein, which translates to MPPMNKPSACKTTHSAKRLRRTAPVLAAGAALALALTGCTKLDTTSPSTVRKAGAEAKAAEQGKFGTVDCRKAKCVALTFDAGPSENTPGLLKILKEEKVPATFFTLGKNHMEKYPELVKQMDAEGHEVASHTWSHKILTKIDADEARRELERPNKAIEKLIGKKPTLMRPPQGRTNDDVNKLSKELGLSEVLWTVTAKDYTTNDSKLIQKRVLDQTERDGIILLHDIYKGTVPAVPGVIDGLKKRGYVFVTVPQLLAPGKAEPGKVYR; encoded by the coding sequence ATGCCCCCCATGAACAAGCCATCTGCCTGCAAGACGACGCACTCGGCCAAGAGGTTGCGTCGCACCGCCCCCGTCCTCGCGGCGGGGGCGGCCCTCGCCCTCGCGCTGACCGGCTGCACCAAGCTCGACACCACCTCGCCGAGCACCGTGCGCAAGGCGGGCGCGGAGGCGAAGGCCGCGGAGCAGGGGAAGTTCGGCACCGTCGACTGCCGCAAGGCCAAGTGCGTGGCCCTGACGTTCGACGCGGGGCCCAGCGAGAACACGCCCGGACTCCTGAAGATCCTCAAGGAGGAGAAGGTCCCGGCCACGTTCTTCACGCTCGGCAAGAACCACATGGAGAAGTACCCCGAGCTCGTGAAGCAGATGGACGCCGAGGGCCACGAGGTCGCGAGCCACACCTGGTCGCACAAGATCCTGACGAAGATCGACGCGGACGAGGCGCGCCGCGAGCTGGAGCGCCCCAACAAGGCGATAGAGAAGCTCATAGGCAAGAAGCCGACGCTGATGCGCCCGCCGCAGGGCCGCACCAACGACGACGTCAACAAGCTCTCCAAGGAGCTCGGGCTCTCGGAGGTCCTGTGGACCGTCACCGCCAAGGACTACACGACCAATGACTCCAAGCTGATCCAGAAGCGCGTCCTCGACCAGACGGAGCGGGACGGCATCATCCTGCTGCACGACATCTACAAGGGCACCGTGCCGGCCGTCCCCGGAGTCATCGACGGACTGAAGAAGCGCGGCTACGTCTTCGTGACCGTGCCCCAGCTCCTCGCCCCCGGCAAGGCCGAACCCGGCAAGGTGTACCGCTAG